The region CACGGTGGGCTTAAAACCTAACGCACCTACCTGAAAAATAATAAGTAATGACAAGGATTTTGTCAAGGGGGTACCTTCTTCAAATGAAATTAATTTCCGAAAATCGTCGGTCATGCAAGGTTGAGTATGGTATTATCAAATTTAAATCCTTGTCGTTCAAGGCTTTAAACCTTATGGCATCAAGTCATCAATGCATCAAGTCATCAAGATGCCTGTATGCTTAAGCATCAACCTGCATTGAGGAAACTTATTTTAAAAAGTGCCAGAATACCCCCTTAAAGTTTCAAGCCCACCCAAAAGGAAGCCCAACCTATTCAGCTCTCAAGATGTCATGGGAGCATAAAGCCCCCAAACGCCAGCACCCTAAGAAAATTATACAGCAAATTTTAGCAATACCCAGCCCATCGGCTTGCCATCAAAGGTTATCCTTCTGGTCTTTGGCTTTTCTTCTCTTACCTGCGGAGCGGACAGCTCAAAAACCCTCTCAAAAAGCTCACGGTCCTTTTTCCTGAAGACCGCCATTATGGTGGTGCTTATGTATCCCTGATGCTTTCCTATTCTTAAAAGCATGCCTTCGTTTGCTCTTTGTTTTATTTCCTCAAAAGCCTTCACAGTTTCGCGTATGCCCTCTTTCTTGAAGTATTCTATTTCCTGCTCTATCACCAGAGAGTAAAAGTTATTTACAGCCTCCCTTAAATCCTTCAGGAGGTTCTCGTATGGTGGTTTTTTAGTAGCTTTTTCTACAACTTTTAGCATGTCTGTTAGCCTAACAATATCAAACTCCGCTTTGGTACCTGGCTTTAGGGCTTCACAGGGATAGATGGTTCTTTTAGAACCTACCATTGAAACTTCTATGCAGACCAAGTCTTGATATGACATCTGAACATCCTGTATGAGTAAAAGCTTTAAAAGGTCACGTCTTACATCGCCTTCTGAACCCTTTGGTCTTAAAAAGCCTTCCACCTTTTCGTCCATATCCTTCTTCAATTTTTTCTCTATTTCACGTTTGTTTTGTTCATCCAGTGTTTTCTTCAAAGCGTTTTGTAAATCCGCATAAAGTTCTTCTTTCTGCATCAGCAAAGTGCCAAGAAATGCTGTTCTTATTGCACCCTTTAGCTCACTGCCCGGGATGTACGGTCCAGAAGGGTTTTTTATAAAAAGTTCTACTTGAGAAGTTAAAAGAGAACCTTCAAAAGGTATTTCATACTTTGGCTTGTAAGAAAGTTGATATTCTCTAAATAGTGTGTTTAGGTTTTTTATCCCGCTTTTTATAATCAAAAGTAGATTATCTCTCCTTGAGGGTGGCTCGCTAATTATCAGGTTTATAAGGTAATCAAAGGGATACACCTTTAGCCTTCTTCCTTCTTGTATATATTCAAGGTTTGAAAGCCTCTCACCGCTTCCTATATGTACAGGTGTCAGAACCTCAAGCTCCACTTTTACCTTCTTATAAAACTCCTTCATGAGCCTTCCTCCATATAAACAGGAAAGGCAAACCCGTAGTGGTATATGCGTGCGTCTCCATATTCTACTACCTTCTTCAAAGAGCCGTAAAAGTCCTTTTTTTCCACCCTGAGGACTGAGCCTGCCTTTAACATAAGAAGCTTTCTTTTCCATACCACCGGCAGGCTGTCCGCATAGCCCTTTTCCACCGCAGGCTTTAAAACCTCAAGGTCATAAAGACTCTTTTCTAATATAAAAGCCCTGTCATAAAAGGTCTCCGAAAGGGTTATAAACTTGCTTCCACCTTTTTCTATATAATTCTTTATCCACTCTTCTTTTTCTTCTTCCACTTTTACTTTGCTCCAGCCCATGCCACAGCTCCTGTTTCCACCAAGACCTACCAGCTCAAAAGCCCTCTGAAGAAAAAGCCCCATATCTTCCACGCCCCAGCCTTTAGCCATCTGCCTGAAGCTGTCCTTTACCCTTACAAGACAGGCAAAGGAGGAAAGGGTATATACCCTCTCGGTGAAAAACTCACCACCCTCTGTAGTGCTGGTAATTCTGTTTATGCTGGCATGAGGCATAAGGAAGTCTTCATAAGGCTTTACACCTTCCGCCTTCTTTTCAAGAAGGTCCTTGTAGGTCTTTAACCTGCCCTCAAGCACCTCCTTGAACACCTCCTCCGATACATAGCCCATCTTCTTTATCCTCTTGAACTTCTTGTATTCTTCCACACTATTTGGCTCATAGTTTCCGTGGCTGAGCTGAGGCTTTGGAAGAAAAAGCCTGCCTTCCCTGTAGGGCAGTGTGGTAGAAAAAAGAAGAGGAGGCTCCTTTTCATAAGCCCTCAGGAACTCTAAAAGTGCCTGCTCGCCAAAGAGCATTTTAAGACCATGGCAGAAGGCACCAAAGAAGGTATGAGCTTTCGGAAAGGAAGAAAAACAGGAAACCGGTTTAAAATTTATTCTTAGAAGCATAGCTATAACCTGTCTGCCAGCCCCTGTATGTCCAGCTCCTCAAGGCTTTTGACCGCTCCAATAGACTTTTCTTCTCCCTTACCCAGATAGTAGTCTTTGCTTCTGAAGGTAAGCCTTATGTTTTCAAACTTTACCCTGCCAGAACCTCTTGAACCATAGCCTCCAAGGAAGTTATCCTCCAAGAGCTTCATACCATTGAAGAGAAGGCTAAGCTTTTGCCTGTCCTCATCTTTGAAAAACCTGAAGACCACCTTTCCTTCAAAAACCGCTCCAGCAGGCACTCTTTCCACCTTTCTTGGCTCTGCCTTAGAAGTTATCCTGTTTATGTGGTTCTCTGTCTTTATCTCCGTGTATATATGCGGTCCCAGTTCCTCCTCAAGGTTTTTCAGGGTTTCTTCTGTCGGGTATGCATCGTAGAAAATGAGCCTTGGAGGTCCGGGCTGTTCTTCAAGCTTTAATTTTTTTATAGTTTCCACATCACCCGTGCCAAAAAGCACGCATATATCACACTTGCCACAGGTAGAGGGTTTCCCCGCCATTTCCACAATTTTTTCTTCTTTCGATTTTCCTTCTGTTTTTTCATCGTTAATTGCTCTTTCTATCATACTTTCCACATTTCCATTAGCCCACTCAAGAAGACTTCTTATTTTGCCCTTCAGAGAAGAACCGGGTATGTATGGCACACCCGCAGGAAGTTCTTTAGCCTCTCCATAAAAATCAAGAATGCTTATAACCGTCTTTATGACCGGGTTGTCAAGACCACCTATATCAAAGCTTTCTTTTGAACCTCCTATTCTCATACCAGTAAGCACTTTGAGTTTATACTCTACTATCAGCTGTCCTTTAAAGCTAAACATGGCTTTAACCTCCTTTATCTTTATCATCTTCTTTAGAGTACGCTACCATAGCCATAAGAAGGTCCACTGCTCTATCAACTGCTGTCTTGTCAAAATTCTGTCTTTCTATGTTGTCTAATATTACCGTAAGTAGTTCTGCAAACTCAGGCTTTATAACCTTCCTTTTAGCTTGATAATTTATAATCGCATAGAGCTTATAAAGCCTGTATTTTACATAATCTATATCTACATCTTTCTTATTTCCGCTATCTACATCTCCATCTTCCTTACTTTTGTCCTTTTCGTAACTTTTCATTATTTCCTGTATGTTTTTCAACTCCATGTAAAACCTTCTTAACTGGACACCCTTAAGTTCAAGCTCTTCTACTATATTCTTTGCATATCCGTCTGGGTGGAATATGTTTCTGCCTTTTATGTTAGTTATATGCTCAGTTTTTAGCTTACTTATAAGCTCATTTGTGAAAGGGTATTCATCATCTCTTTTTCCTTGTTGTCCCTGCTGTGGTCTCCCCTGTTGTTGATGCCTTCCATTCATCGTTTAACCTCCTCTATTTCTTTATTACTGGCTTTTTCTCCACCTTCTGACACCTCTCTTGTTTTCATTATGGCATACTTTATGCTAAAAGGTATATGGCTTCTTAGTTGATAGTCCTTCTCTGGGTCTACGAAAAGCTTTATAAACTCTTCCAATTCTTCCTTTTCTAACTTCACATTTCTATAAAGCAAGTAATAAAACATTGGATAAAAGCGTGGGTTTATGCCATCTTTATCCCTGTAGGCTTTTGTAAGCATGTAAATCTTGTATAGAGTGGCTCTGCCTACTGCCTTACTTTCTATATACTCAGCAAGCTTCTTCCCTGTATTTATGCCTTCTTTTAACTCCTGTATATCTAAAAGCTCGCCCAATACAGATATGTCTTTGTTTTTATTTATTATTTTGGCTTCCTTTACCTTTGCTTCTTCACCTCCTGCCAGCTCACCGGCAAACCTTACAGGAAAGTCCTCCCTTGCCATGTATATGCCGGTGGATATGTTAAAGTCCGGGTTATAGATGGTGTATTCATAAAACTTCTCGTATAGCACCACTGTCTTGTCAAGGACTTCGTTCCATGGACCTATGAGGAAAAAGTCATCTCCGCCTGCATACAGTACGTATATTTTTGAATCTTTCAAAAGCTCGTTTAAATAGCCAGAAAAGAAAAGGTCAAGCTGTCTGCTAAAGGTTGCCACTCTTGATATGGTGTATTCCTCTTTAAAGCCTTTCATGAAGATAAAGCCCAGATTATCCACATCTCCCCTTACAAAGGCAAGCTTTTTATCTCCTTCAGAGCATTGTGCCAGTTCTTCAAAGTCTATAACATTATTACCTTGTAGAGGCACATAATTGGCAAAGAAGATAAAACCATCTGAGTTAGAAAAGTCTTGAGGCACTCTGTTTATAGCATATACTTCCTTACCTTTTTCTACATTCAGATAAACACCGCCTATATCCTCCAGATAAAAACCCACGCTATTCTTTGGTGAATTATCAAAAACTATATATTCAGCTTTTGGCAAAAAGCCTCCTATCTCAAAGAAGATATTACACCACTTACAGAACTTTGCTTCTTCTTCGTTTATCTCCTCTTCCTTTACCACTTCCCAACCACAGGAAGGACAAACCACATAACCATTTACAGGTTCTTTGGTAAGCTCTTCAAAGCTTTCAAAAACGCTTAGAAACTTTTTTCTTTTGTCCTCTTCTATAGACTTATAGAATTCTTTTATAAGCTCCTGGTAGTTTTCAAGCTTTTTTAGGGCAAAATCACGGTAAGTAAGAGTAAGCCCCAGCTTTCCACCAAACTCTTTTACAAGGCTCCTTTCCATCTTCTCCTTAAGAGCCTTGAGTCTATTTTCTATACCCTCTTCATAGCCTAAAAGAAGCTGGAACTTGCCACCACCCACATAAAGCAGGTTGCAAAGAGGATAGCCCAACTCCCACAAAAATTTCCTTGCCACCAGATGAGGAAGGACTGTGAGGAAAAAGCTTCTACCTCTTAGCCTTTTTGCCACACCCTTCTTGTTGGCAAGGTCAAAAAGAAACCTTTGAATGCCGTTTATGTCCCCTTCTACCAAGACAAGTTTACAGTTTTCACCCGCCTTTTGCCAGTCTTTTAGCTTTTCTAAATACCCTTTGTTATATTCTGTCCAAAGACTACAGGCAATGGCTGAAACCACTCTTGAGTGGTCAAAAAGGGAAATGTCTGGATAGTGATTTTCTCTTTTTTCTGTGTCATAAGTAGAGGCTGGCACGCACCAGAGGTATTCGTAGCACAGATGATAAAGCCTCAAAAAGGCTTTTTCAAGATTTGAAAAATCAATTTTGCCAAACTCTTTTTTAAAGGCATTAAGTAGAGTTGCATAGTCGCCTTCTGGCTTTTTAAATTCTTCAAGAACCTTTGGGAAAATAGTATCCTCTTGCAAACTAAGAGGCTTAAGAGTATAGTAGGTGTAGGCTTCTTTATCTAACCATTCTTTATTACTTATTTTTAACTTTCTAAATATGGGTCTTAACCTTTTTTGTTCTCTTGTTAGTTTTTCCTCTTCACCCTTGCTTCTTTCCTTGCTTGAATATATGTCCGCTATCTTGTATATATACTGCTCAAGGCTTTTCCAGTTTTCATGATGTTCCACGCAGGAAAGGACTTTTTTGTAATCTTCGTCTGAAATTTTTCCCCTTATATGCCCCTCTACAAAACTCCTTGAAAGCACCGCATGGGCATATTTAAGGTCTTGCTTATCCGCACTTTCTCCAGCTCTGTCTAAGAGCTTTCCCACATCGTGTAAAAGCCCTCCTATTGCCAGAAGAAGCCTGTCTTTTACCACACTGCTCCCTCCTACGCTATATTATAACAGGTCTGTTTGGGATTTTTCTGACGTAAAAATTTACCTTGTGGGTTAAATAAAAGAATACTAAAATTATAAAGGGTCACTTTGTCAATTCCAGAAATTCTCTTTCTATCTCAAAGTAGACGTAATAAGCATTTACAGGATTTACGCTAAAAAAAGCTCCAATCTGTGCATACTCTGGATTGATCCTCAGCAGTTCTTCGTTTGCCCTCTTTTTCACTTCCTCTACATCAAGTCCCTCTTCGTAAAGTTTTTTTACCACATACCTTATGTCTTGTATGTATCGCTTTGTCCACGTAACTTGCTTCCTTATCTCCTCTTCGCCTCGCAGGTAAGGTCCGTGACCGGGAAGAAGTATCTCCGGTTTTATCCGCATAATATCATCAAGACAGTCTATCCATGTTTTTGAATTACCTGATCCGAGGAAAGGTATCCTTCCTCCAAAGACGAGATCCCCGGCAATGAGTATCTTTTTGGATGGAATGTACATAACTATGTCACCGTTTGTGTGAGCTTTACACCAGTGATAAACCTCAAAGTTTTCACCTCCCATATGAATGGTCAGTGAAGAGGATGTAGTTATATCAGGTGACACAAGCTCCGTACCGTCAAGCTCTTCACCGAGGATATTTCTTCTTGCTGTAAGCATGTTTTGACTTTCTTCGCTGGACAAATACTCATAAGACCAGGAATGCGCTACAATAATAGCTCCCGTCTCCTTAAAAGCCTTTGCTCCGTAAAAATGATCCGTGTGATAGTGAGAGATAACCAGATACTTTACAGGTTTATCCGTTAAGCTTTTTATAGTTTCAAGAAGTTCTCTACCAAGTTTGTAGGTGCTTAAAGCGTCAAAGACTATCACTCCGTCTTTGGTTACTACAAAGTAAGCGTTAGATATAAAGCCTCTGTTTTCTTTGCTTACCTGTTCGTAAACGCCAAAAACACCGTAAATTCCGCCTTCTATTTCCTGCAGAGTCTGTTTCACATGGGTGGAGTATTCTGCAGAAAAGCTTACACAGATAATAAGGAGCGTTATAAGTATTACACGCATCACTCACCTTTGACTTCCTTTATAGCTGATTTTATGTCTTTATCCGCCTTTTCAAAAACTTCAACAGCATCTTTATGGAGGTGTGTTCTGTAAAGTTTTATAAGAGTTTGAATGTTTATGTAACCCACACCTACGCTACCGTCAGGTTTCTCATATATATATATTCTGCAAGGTGCAAGCGTTCCAAAGTGAGGAAATTCCCTGAGGATCTTTTCCCCATACGTGAGGTTACACGCTAACATAAAAGAGTATTTGGGACTATCCCTTTTTATATCTTCTACACCCAGTATGTTCATATTTACACCGTCAAGGGATGCCTTAAGAAGGGTTTTTGTGTCTTCAAAACTCACGCCCTTTATGGTGTCGGATGTTTCAAAAGATACACCCCTTAACTTTGTCATCAGCTTACTCATCTGCTTTCTATTAGTACGAACAGCTTTTGACTTTCCTAAGCTAGAAAGTACTTGTCTCAGATCGGAGTAAGTCCTTTTTATGAATCTCCTGTCTTGCGCGGATAGATCTTTTGAAAACTCCATAAGGTAGGGCATTTCGTTGATTGTGGTCATAGATACGCTTCCGTTGGGATTTTCATAAACTGCGATGGAGCAGGGAACGAGGTTACTCATGAAGGGGATTCTGACCAAAAGATCTTCCTTTCCTCTTGGATCACATGCGAGGATAACCGTGTAGTTGGGAAAGTCCTTAACGCCTCTTGCCTTTATAGCTTCTGATATGGTCAGAAGGCGCAAAACCTTAGTATCCTCTTTCTCGTTCAGCCTTTGTTTTAGCTCATCCACAACTTGGTTAAAATCCTTTCCGCTGACTGTGTAAGTGCGAAACATGAGGCTTGTTATATCTGCAGGCAGTGAAAGTGAAGGGAAAATTATAAAAAAGAGAAGGAAGAGCCTCTTCATGCTTCACCTCCTTAACATATATTTACCAAAACCTTCTATTGGTGAGGTGTATTTAGCGTCAAGAACTTTTACGTTGGGTTTGGGATCAACGTATATATTCCTCTTTTTTCTCACGTAGTCTATGATGATGTCATAAACCGGAACAGGTTTTACATCTGGAAGTAAGGTTTCTGGTGGTGGTGTGGGTCCACCGTAGACAGCTACAAGATACTCCTTTTTAGGATCAAGTTCCTTTCCTTTTATCCAAGCCCTTTTTATTCTCTGCCCCTGTTTTGCCCCTATCTCTATCTCGTACTCAACGCCGTAAAGCCTTGACATATCCCCACCTTGCTGATAGAAGGGATCTGGATTGAAAACGTTGTCAGCTACATCTTCCCATACAGCTTTCAACTGTTCACCTGTCCTTTTCATGACGTAAACGTTAGGATACGTTATCGCTGTAAAGTCGTATATGTGATCTACGGTTATTTTCTGTCCTGGCAGTATTGTGGTACCCCACCTATAGCCGGGGGAGGTAACTACGTCAACCCCATGATAATAGTCCGCTATTGCCATACCCGCAAGTCTGTCAAAGGTGCTAAAGAAGGTATCTCTCTTATATATGAGAACTTCCGCCACGCCTATTTCTTCTGAGAGCCTCCCTTCATAAGGCTTATACCACTTGTCTATAAGCTCTTTTGTCTCCCTATCCGCAGGTATTAAGTTGCTGGCAACAGGTATGAGTTTGAATCTGTAATCTCTTATCTTTCCATTTTTTATATCAAGGTCAAGCCTTCCTACGTATTTGCCATGAGAGCCAGCTATGACTATCATGGTATTTCCTACAAAGTAAGGTTTTGGCGTCACATCGTGCGTATGTCCTGAGATGATGATATCTATACCTTTTACCTTCTTCGCCAGAGCTATGTCAAGAGGCAGTCCGTCATGAGAGAGTAGGATCACCACATCCACTTTATGTTTGTTTCTCAGTTCATCCACGAACTTCTGCATCTGTTCATCTCTTATGCCAAAGCTCCAGCCTTCAACAAATTCTCTCGGGTTTGCTATGGGTGTGAAGGGAAAAGAGTTTCCTATAATGCCGAGCTTTACGCCACCTACCTCTCTTATGGAATAAGGCTTGAAGATGAGGTCTCCAAAGTCCGCATCTACCACGTTCTGTGATATAAACTCAGCTTTAAGCTCTTTAAGTCTCTGCAAAAACTTTTCTTTTCCGAGAGTGAAATCCCAGTGCGCAACCATAAGGTCATAGCCCGTGTGATTCATCCAGTCAACCAGAGCCTTACCGTCGGTAAAGAGTCCTATGGCTGTTGTTACCCATGTGTCGCCTCCATCAAGAACAAGTACTTTGTCTCTTCCCCTTTCACTGATAATAGATTTTATTATCCAGGTGATGTGTTCTCCACCCCCCATTTTGCCGAATTTTTTGGCGAGTTCTGGAAAGTTAACACAGCTTGCAAAGTAAGCTTCAAGAGTGTTAGGTTTTATTTTGTACATCCTAAGGAAGTCTTTACCCGCAACGTATCCAGGAAGCCCCTCAAGTCCTTTTGGAGGAACCAAGTTTACAGGTTCAGAAAAGTAAAGGGGTCTCAAATGAGCATGAAGATCTGTGGTAAAGACAAGGGTAACATTACCGAGACTTTTGAAGGACATAAGATCTTGTGCGCTCATCCTGGCAAGTGCGGAAACGGGATCCACACTTAGGTAAGCTCCAGTTACTATGGCAAGTTCCAAAAAGTCCCTTCTCGTCAATTGCATCACTAACCTCCTAAAAGGGTGGGGAAACCCACCCAGATTACTTATTAACGGGAGACTCTGGACTGTGCAGGTAAGCTACTATATCAGCTATCTCTTGAGGTGTTAGTATGTCATGAACTCCCGCTCTATACATGATACTGCAGGGGACATAAGCCCAAGAATTGTAAATTTTCTCATAAGTGTATTTGACATCATGTTGTCTTTGACCGTAATGTCTCAAGACAGGTCCTATATTTCCGCAGGCAAGCTCTTTCGGATCTGCACAGTGGCAGGCATAGCAGTTACCCTTCCTCGGATTTGAAAAAAGCTGTTCTCCCTTTTTCCAATCCCCCACCAATTTTCCATCTGGAGGGTATTTTATAAGTCTCTTCTGCTCCTGAAAAAACTTTTCTACCATGTCTGCAGAAACAGTTCCCTGAGGGTTAGAGCAGAGCTTTTGCCCTTCGTCTTGCTTTATGTCATCTTCAAAGGTATGCCTTTTTTCCTCTACCTTAGCTTGAGGTACGCTTTTAGGTACTTCCGCAGGTTTA is a window of Hydrogenobacter sp. DNA encoding:
- the csm5 gene encoding type III-A CRISPR-associated RAMP protein Csm5, with translation MKEFYKKVKVELEVLTPVHIGSGERLSNLEYIQEGRRLKVYPFDYLINLIISEPPSRRDNLLLIIKSGIKNLNTLFREYQLSYKPKYEIPFEGSLLTSQVELFIKNPSGPYIPGSELKGAIRTAFLGTLLMQKEELYADLQNALKKTLDEQNKREIEKKLKKDMDEKVEGFLRPKGSEGDVRRDLLKLLLIQDVQMSYQDLVCIEVSMVGSKRTIYPCEALKPGTKAEFDIVRLTDMLKVVEKATKKPPYENLLKDLREAVNNFYSLVIEQEIEYFKKEGIRETVKAFEEIKQRANEGMLLRIGKHQGYISTTIMAVFRKKDRELFERVFELSAPQVREEKPKTRRITFDGKPMGWVLLKFAV
- the csm4 gene encoding type III-A CRISPR-associated RAMP protein Csm4, which gives rise to MLLRINFKPVSCFSSFPKAHTFFGAFCHGLKMLFGEQALLEFLRAYEKEPPLLFSTTLPYREGRLFLPKPQLSHGNYEPNSVEEYKKFKRIKKMGYVSEEVFKEVLEGRLKTYKDLLEKKAEGVKPYEDFLMPHASINRITSTTEGGEFFTERVYTLSSFACLVRVKDSFRQMAKGWGVEDMGLFLQRAFELVGLGGNRSCGMGWSKVKVEEEKEEWIKNYIEKGGSKFITLSETFYDRAFILEKSLYDLEVLKPAVEKGYADSLPVVWKRKLLMLKAGSVLRVEKKDFYGSLKKVVEYGDARIYHYGFAFPVYMEEGS
- the csm3 gene encoding type III-A CRISPR-associated RAMP protein Csm3, which codes for MFSFKGQLIVEYKLKVLTGMRIGGSKESFDIGGLDNPVIKTVISILDFYGEAKELPAGVPYIPGSSLKGKIRSLLEWANGNVESMIERAINDEKTEGKSKEEKIVEMAGKPSTCGKCDICVLFGTGDVETIKKLKLEEQPGPPRLIFYDAYPTEETLKNLEEELGPHIYTEIKTENHINRITSKAEPRKVERVPAGAVFEGKVVFRFFKDEDRQKLSLLFNGMKLLEDNFLGGYGSRGSGRVKFENIRLTFRSKDYYLGKGEEKSIGAVKSLEELDIQGLADRL
- the csm2 gene encoding type III-A CRISPR-associated protein Csm2, with translation MNGRHQQQGRPQQGQQGKRDDEYPFTNELISKLKTEHITNIKGRNIFHPDGYAKNIVEELELKGVQLRRFYMELKNIQEIMKSYEKDKSKEDGDVDSGNKKDVDIDYVKYRLYKLYAIINYQAKRKVIKPEFAELLTVILDNIERQNFDKTAVDRAVDLLMAMVAYSKEDDKDKGG
- the cas10 gene encoding type III-A CRISPR-associated protein Cas10/Csm1, whose product is MVKDRLLLAIGGLLHDVGKLLDRAGESADKQDLKYAHAVLSRSFVEGHIRGKISDEDYKKVLSCVEHHENWKSLEQYIYKIADIYSSKERSKGEEEKLTREQKRLRPIFRKLKISNKEWLDKEAYTYYTLKPLSLQEDTIFPKVLEEFKKPEGDYATLLNAFKKEFGKIDFSNLEKAFLRLYHLCYEYLWCVPASTYDTEKRENHYPDISLFDHSRVVSAIACSLWTEYNKGYLEKLKDWQKAGENCKLVLVEGDINGIQRFLFDLANKKGVAKRLRGRSFFLTVLPHLVARKFLWELGYPLCNLLYVGGGKFQLLLGYEEGIENRLKALKEKMERSLVKEFGGKLGLTLTYRDFALKKLENYQELIKEFYKSIEEDKRKKFLSVFESFEELTKEPVNGYVVCPSCGWEVVKEEEINEEEAKFCKWCNIFFEIGGFLPKAEYIVFDNSPKNSVGFYLEDIGGVYLNVEKGKEVYAINRVPQDFSNSDGFIFFANYVPLQGNNVIDFEELAQCSEGDKKLAFVRGDVDNLGFIFMKGFKEEYTISRVATFSRQLDLFFSGYLNELLKDSKIYVLYAGGDDFFLIGPWNEVLDKTVVLYEKFYEYTIYNPDFNISTGIYMAREDFPVRFAGELAGGEEAKVKEAKIINKNKDISVLGELLDIQELKEGINTGKKLAEYIESKAVGRATLYKIYMLTKAYRDKDGINPRFYPMFYYLLYRNVKLEKEELEEFIKLFVDPEKDYQLRSHIPFSIKYAIMKTREVSEGGEKASNKEIEEVKR
- a CDS encoding MBL fold metallo-hydrolase, with the protein product MRVILITLLIICVSFSAEYSTHVKQTLQEIEGGIYGVFGVYEQVSKENRGFISNAYFVVTKDGVIVFDALSTYKLGRELLETIKSLTDKPVKYLVISHYHTDHFYGAKAFKETGAIIVAHSWSYEYLSSEESQNMLTARRNILGEELDGTELVSPDITTSSSLTIHMGGENFEVYHWCKAHTNGDIVMYIPSKKILIAGDLVFGGRIPFLGSGNSKTWIDCLDDIMRIKPEILLPGHGPYLRGEEEIRKQVTWTKRYIQDIRYVVKKLYEEGLDVEEVKKRANEELLRINPEYAQIGAFFSVNPVNAYYVYFEIEREFLELTK
- a CDS encoding DUF302 domain-containing protein; protein product: MKRLFLLFFIIFPSLSLPADITSLMFRTYTVSGKDFNQVVDELKQRLNEKEDTKVLRLLTISEAIKARGVKDFPNYTVILACDPRGKEDLLVRIPFMSNLVPCSIAVYENPNGSVSMTTINEMPYLMEFSKDLSAQDRRFIKRTYSDLRQVLSSLGKSKAVRTNRKQMSKLMTKLRGVSFETSDTIKGVSFEDTKTLLKASLDGVNMNILGVEDIKRDSPKYSFMLACNLTYGEKILREFPHFGTLAPCRIYIYEKPDGSVGVGYINIQTLIKLYRTHLHKDAVEVFEKADKDIKSAIKEVKGE
- the soxB gene encoding thiosulfohydrolase SoxB; amino-acid sequence: MQLTRRDFLELAIVTGAYLSVDPVSALARMSAQDLMSFKSLGNVTLVFTTDLHAHLRPLYFSEPVNLVPPKGLEGLPGYVAGKDFLRMYKIKPNTLEAYFASCVNFPELAKKFGKMGGGEHITWIIKSIISERGRDKVLVLDGGDTWVTTAIGLFTDGKALVDWMNHTGYDLMVAHWDFTLGKEKFLQRLKELKAEFISQNVVDADFGDLIFKPYSIREVGGVKLGIIGNSFPFTPIANPREFVEGWSFGIRDEQMQKFVDELRNKHKVDVVILLSHDGLPLDIALAKKVKGIDIIISGHTHDVTPKPYFVGNTMIVIAGSHGKYVGRLDLDIKNGKIRDYRFKLIPVASNLIPADRETKELIDKWYKPYEGRLSEEIGVAEVLIYKRDTFFSTFDRLAGMAIADYYHGVDVVTSPGYRWGTTILPGQKITVDHIYDFTAITYPNVYVMKRTGEQLKAVWEDVADNVFNPDPFYQQGGDMSRLYGVEYEIEIGAKQGQRIKRAWIKGKELDPKKEYLVAVYGGPTPPPETLLPDVKPVPVYDIIIDYVRKKRNIYVDPKPNVKVLDAKYTSPIEGFGKYMLRR
- the soxX gene encoding sulfur oxidation c-type cytochrome SoxX; its protein translation is MKKYFVLLGSLVVFACAPAQKEKPKPAEVPKSVPQAKVEEKRHTFEDDIKQDEGQKLCSNPQGTVSADMVEKFFQEQKRLIKYPPDGKLVGDWKKGEQLFSNPRKGNCYACHCADPKELACGNIGPVLRHYGQRQHDVKYTYEKIYNSWAYVPCSIMYRAGVHDILTPQEIADIVAYLHSPESPVNK